A genome region from Setaria italica strain Yugu1 chromosome III, Setaria_italica_v2.0, whole genome shotgun sequence includes the following:
- the LOC101781441 gene encoding agmatine coumaroyltransferase-2, producing MNITVHSSKAVKPAYPGGVAPAGERAVPLTVLDKANFDTYISVIYAFRPPVPANAALEDGLARVLVEYREWAGRLGVDAEGNRAILLNDAGARFVEATADVTLDSVMPLKPTPEVLSLHPSGDGATELMLIQVTRFACGSLVVGFTTQHIVADGRGTNNFFLAWSQATRGAALDPVPVHDRESFFRPHDPPLVEFQHRGVEFKPYEKHVDEKIHAGDEDEEEEVVIHKVHFSREFISKLKAQASAGLPRPYSTLQCVVAHLWRCMTTARGLEEGQSTSVCIAVDGRARMNPQVPDGYTGNVVLWARPTATAGELVARPLQHAVGLINREVARINDAYFKSFIDFASSGAVEKERLVAAADADEMVLSPNIEVDSWLRIPFYDLDFGGGRPFFFMPSYLPVEGLLILLPSFVGDGSVDAYVPLFSRDMDTFKNCCYAMD from the coding sequence ATGAATATCACCGTGCACTCGTCCAAGGCCGTCAAGCCGGCGTACCCCGGCGGCGTCGCTCCGGCCGGCGAGCGCGCCGTGCCGCTGACGGTGCTGGACAAGGCCAACTTCGATACCTACATCTCCGTCATCTACGCGTTCCGTCCGCCGGTCCCGGCCAACGCCGCGCTCGAGGACGGGCTCGCCCGGGTGCTTGTCGAGTACCGCGAGTGGGCGGGGCGGCTGGGCGTGGACGCCGAGGGCAACCGCGCCATCCTCCTCAACGACGCCGGCGCGCGGTTCGtggaggcgacggcggacgTGACGCTCGACAGCGTCATGCCGCTCAAGCCCACGCCCGAGGTGCTCAGCCTGCACcccagcggcgacggcgccacGGAGCTCATGCTCATCCAGGTCACGCGCTTCGCGTGCGGGTCACTCGTCGTCGGCTTCACCACGCAGCACATCGTCGCCGACGGCCGCGGCACAAACAACTTTTTTCTCGCGTGGAGCCAGGccacccgcggcgccgccctcgACCCGGTCCCAGTGCACGACCGCGAGTCCTTCTTCAGGCCCCACGACCCGCCGCTGGTGGAGTTCCAGCACCGAGGCGTCGAGTTCAAGCCCTACGAGAAGCACGTCGATGAGAAGATccacgccggcgacgaggacgaggaggaagaggtggtGATCCACAAGGTGCACTTCAGCCGGGAGTTCATCTCCAAGCTCAAGGCCCAGGCGTCGGCGGGCCTGCCGCGGCCGTACAGCACGCTGCAGTGCGTGGTGGCGCACCTGTGGCGGTGCATGACGACGGCGCGGGGCTTGGAGGAGGGCCAGAGCACCAGCGTGTGCATCGCCGTGGACGGGCGGGCGCGGATGAACCCGCAGGTGCCCGACGGCTACACCGGCAACGTGGTGCTGTGGGCGCGGCCAACCGCCACGGCCGGCGAGCTGGTGGCGCGGCCCCTGCAGCACGCGGTGGGGCTCATCAACCGGGAGGTGGCGCGGATCAACGACGCCTACTTCAAGTCGTTCATCGACTTCGCCAGCTCCGGGGCGGTGGAGAAGGAGCGgctcgtggcggcggccgacgccgacgagATGGTGCTCAGCCCCAACATCGAGGTCGACAGCTGGCTGCGGATCCCGTTCTACGACCTCGacttcggcggcggccggcccttCTTCTTCATGCCCAGCTACCTCCCTGTGGAGGGCCTGCTCATCCTGCTGCCGTCCTTCGTCGGCGACGGCAGCGTCGACGCCTACGTCCCGCTCTTCAGCCGCGACATGGACACGTTCAAGAACTGCTGCTACGCCATGGACTAG
- the LOC101755663 gene encoding beta-fructofuranosidase, insoluble isoenzyme 7 — MNGKQPSRHDHGRTAYHFQPAKNWMNDPNGPFYHNGIYHFFYQYNPHGPTFGTGKLSWGHSVSGDLVNWAFLGAALEPTSPFDADGCWSGSATVLPDGRPVILYTGRDTDTVQVQNVAFPKDPTDPLLREWHKPSCNPVIPQPADVTGNNFRDPSTAWLGGDGLWRFSVAAEVAGVGSTLVYRSADFLRWERNATPLHASPDVPALECADFFPVAERGTEGLDTSAANVAGVRHVLKLSNMADEDYYMVGWYDDAADTFVPAEGERGSDVRKWRRIDHGHLFGAKSFFDASKKRRVLWAWVDETDGHSDDVAKGWAGIQAFPRALWLDTDGKQLVQWPVEEIETLRRRRVALLGAEVGSGGLHEIAGIETQQADVEAIFEIPKLEAAEKFDPKWLQDPGKLCSESGGVGPFGLIAMASGDLQEQTAIFFRVFKHDDMYKVLMCMDLTRSSTKEGVYKPVHAGFVDVNVEKDRSLSLRTLIDHSVIESFGGGGRTCITARVYPEHAATGSSHLYLFNNGSGSVKVSKLEAWELGTASVNLEDVNLPLAVPILSNVSE, encoded by the exons ATGAACGGCAAGCAGCCCTCCCGCCATGACCATGGCAGAACTGCCTACCACTTCCAGCCTGCCAAGAACTGGATGAACG ATCCAAATG GGCCTTTCTACCACAACGGCATATACCATTTCTTCTACCAGTACAACCCGCACGGCCCGACGTTTGGCACCGGCAAGCTCTCCTGGGGCCACTCCGTCTCCGGCGACCTCGTAAACTGGGCCTTCCTCGGCGCCGCGCTCGAGCCGACGTCGCCCTTCGACGCCGACGGCTGCTGGTCGGGCTCAGCGACCGTCCTCCCCGACGGCCGTCCGGTCATCCTCTACACCGGGCGCGACACCGACACGGTCCAAGTGCAGAACGTGGCGTTCCCCAAGGACCCCACGGACCCGCTCCTCCGCGAGTGGCACAAGCCCAGCTGCAACCCGGTGATCCCGCAGCCCGCGGACGTGACGGGCAACAACTTCCGCGATCCCTCCACGGcgtggctcggcggcgacgggctGTGGAGGTTCAgcgtcgccgccgaggtcgcCGGCGTCGGCTCCACGCTCGTCTACCGCAGCGCGGATTTCCTTCGCTGGGAGCGGAACGCCACGCCGCTGCACGCCTCTCCGGACGTCCCGGCGCTCGAGTGCGCCGACTTTTTCCCGGTGGCGGAGCGCGGCACGGAGGGGCTCGACACGTCGGCGGCGAACGTCGCCGGGGTGAGGCACGTGCTCAAGCTGAGCAACATGGCCGACGAGGACTACTACATGGTCGGGTGGTACGACGACGCGGCGGACACGTTCGTGCCGGCGGAGGGGGAGCGCGGTAGCGACGTGAGGAAGTGGCGCCGGATCGACCACGGGCACCTGTTCGGCGCCAAGTCCTTCTTCGACGCGAGCAAGAAACGGCGCGTGCTTTGGGCGTGGGTCGACGAGACGGACGGACACTCCGACGACGTCGCCAAGGGCTGGGCCGGAATTCAG GCGTTCCCGAGAGCCCTCTGGCTGGACACCGACGGGAAGCAGCTGGTGCAGTGGCCGGTGGAAGAGATCGAGACGCTGCGGAGGAGACGAGTCGCTCTGCTGGGCGCGGAGGTGGGCTCGGGCGGGCTCCATGAGATCGCCGGCATTGAGACCCAGCAAGCGGACGTGGAGGCGATCTTCGAGATCCCGAAACTGGAGGCGGCCGAGAAGTTTGATCCCAAGTGGCTGCAGGATCCCGGGAAGTTGTGCTCagagagcggcggcgtcgggccgtTCGGGCTGATTGCCATGGCGTCCGGCGACTTGCAGGAGCAGACTGCCATCTTCTTCAGGGTGTTCAAGCACGATGACATGTACAAGGTCCTCATGTGCATGGATCTGACAAG GTCATCTACAAAAGAAGGGGTGTACAAGCCAGTTCATGCAGGATTTGTCGACGTGAACGTGGAGAAAGACAGGAGCTTATCTCTAAGGACACTG ATCGATCACTCTGTCATTGAGAGTTTTGGAGGTGGGGGCCGGACGTGCATCACGGCTCGAGTGTACCCAGAGCACGCCGCAACAGGCAGCAGCCACCTGTACCTGTTCAACAACGGATCTGGCTCAGTGAAGGTGTCCAAGCTCGAGGCCTGGGAGCTTGGGACAGCGTCCGTCAATCTTGAAGATGTCAATCTTCCATTGGCTGTTCCTATTCTTTCGAATGTCTCCGAATAG
- the LOC101756062 gene encoding LOW QUALITY PROTEIN: beta-fructofuranosidase, insoluble isoenzyme 6-like (The sequence of the model RefSeq protein was modified relative to this genomic sequence to represent the inferred CDS: inserted 3 bases in 2 codons), producing the protein MAAFSLAVTGVAVIFCLLLPSSSSSSSSLPICVARMQDHVRMVYHFQPAKNWHNGPVYYNGMYHLFYQYNPHGALWDVGNLSWGHSVSGDLVNWADLGNALDPTALFDANGCASVSVTILPDGNPVILYSGIDADRRQVQNIAFPKNPLDPLLREWVKPSYNPVVPLPADVSPDNFXPPSRGSDNFIRWERGAASRDAVMAECPDLFPVAPRGAAEGLDTSARGPGVRHVLKVSMPDKLQDYYAVGRYDDETDTFTPDEEDARGGGGDYRRWRRIDHGHLYVSMTFFDARRNRRVLWAWVNESDSEADDVARGWSGLQSFPRALWLDAGGRQLVQWSVEEIETLRRRRADLVDAEVEAGGLREIGDVESSQADVDVVFEVPSLVRAEGLDPSRLLDADALCGEKGASVRGGVGPFGLLVMASGDDLREHTAVFFRVFRILHEYTVLMCTDLTRSSTMAGVYKPMHGGFVNVDIEKDXSISVRTLIDHSIVESFGGGGRTCMTARVYPEHVATGSGHLYVFNNGSDAVKVPKLEAWELATASVNVVAAEDDDGLVASGKMCKNVAY; encoded by the exons GGCCCGTGTACTACAACGGCATGTATCACCTGTTCTACCAGTACAACCCACACGGCGCGCTCTGGGACGTCGGCAACCTCTCCTGGGGCCACTCCGTCTCCGGCGATCTCGTGAACTGGGCCGACCTCGGCAACGCGCTCGACCCGACGGCGCTCTTCGACGCCAACGGCTGCGCGTCAGTGTCTGTCACCATCCTCCCCGACGGCAACCCCGTGATCCTCTACTCCGGCATCGACGCCGACCGCCGGCAGGTCCAGAACATCGCGTTCCCCAAGAACCCGCTCGACCCGCTCCTCCGCGAGTGGGTCAAGCCCAGCTACAACCCCGTCGTCCCGCTCCCCGCCGACGTCTCGCCGGACAACT CTCCACCGTCGCGTGGCTCGGACAACTTCATCCGCTGGGAGCGCGGCGCCGCGTCGCGGGACGCTGTGATGGCCGAGTGCCCGGACCTGTTCCCCgtcgcgccgcgcggcgcggcggaagGGCTCGACACGTCGGCGCGCGGCCCCGGCGTGAGGCACGTCCTCAAGGTGAGCATGCCGGACAAGCTCCAGGACTACTACGCCGTCGGGCGGTACGACGACGAGACGGACACGTTCACCCCGGACGAGGAggacgcgcgcggcggcggcggcgactaccggaggtggcggaggatCGACCACGGGCACCTGTACGTGTCCATGACGTTCTTCGACGCGCGCAGGAACCGGCGGGTGCTGTGGGCGTGGGTGAACGAGTCCGACAGCGAGGCCGACGACGTCGCCAGGGGGTGGTCCGGCCTCCAGTCCTTCCCGCGGGCGCTGTGGCTGGACGCCGGCGGGAGGCAGCTGGTGCAGTGGTCCGTCGAGGAGATCGAGACGCTGCGGAGGAGGCGCGCGGACCTGGTGGacgcggaggtggaggccggcGGGCTGCGGGAGATCGGCGACGTCGAGAGCTCGCAGGCGGACGTGGACGTCGTGTTCGAGGTCCCGAGCCTCGTGCGGGCCGAGGGCCTCGACCCCAGCCGGCTGCTGGACGCCGACGCGCTGTGCGGGGAGAAGGGCGCCTCCGTGCGAGGCGGGGTCGGGCCGTTCGGGCTGCTGGTGATGGCGTCCGGCGACGACCTGCGGGAGCACACCGCCGTGTTCTTCAGGGTGTTCAGGATCCTCCACGAGTACACCGTCCTCATGTGCACGGACCTCACCAG GTCCTCCACGATGGCAGGGGTGTACAAACCAATGCATGGAGGATTCGTGAACGTGGACATAGAGAAAGA GAGCATATCGGTAAGAACATTG ATCGACCACTCGATCGTTGAGAGCTTCGGAGGTGGAGGGCGGACGTGCATGACGGCCAGAGTGTACCCCGAGCACGTCGCAACAGGCAGCGGCCACCTGTACGTATTCAACAACGGATCGGATGCGGTGAAGGTGCCCAAGCTCGAGGCCTGGGAGCTTGCCACTGCAAGCGTCAATGTCGTAGCAgctgaagacgacgacggcttGGTTGCATCCGGTAAAATGTGCAAAAACGTGGCGTATTAG